The bacterium genome includes the window TGCGAAAAAGCGTATCATGAGCGTACGGGCGGATTCGCGGAGTACCCGCGTGACAAGGCCTACAGGACGCTCTATCTGACATGCGGCGGTTGCTGCGGGAGAGCGCTGCACCGGAAGCTGAGTCACCTGATCGGCAGAATGGCAAAAAAGGAGAAGATTGAAAAAAACCGGGTGATC containing:
- a CDS encoding CGGC domain-containing protein, which encodes MEEKDYIVIVQCDLVKQRCSGYFCEKAYHERTGGFAEYPRDKAYRTLYLTCGGCCGRALHRKLSHLIGRMAKKEKIEKNRVI